A portion of the Coriobacteriia bacterium genome contains these proteins:
- a CDS encoding SHOCT domain-containing protein, translating into MVVARERFAAGEITAEEFESIKRTLGY; encoded by the coding sequence ATGGTCGTGGCGCGCGAGCGGTTCGCCGCCGGCGAGATCACAGCCGAGGAGTTTGAGAGCATCAAGCGAACCCTGGGGTATTGA
- a CDS encoding c-type cytochrome, with protein MQGKGLLVAAAALIVVGLLGTAAAGAYLASEEARRATRAPRADEGRRPGEEATRTPAPRRAPRRRFPRGGDFSSAGERIWYTGVGEEGPIPREPSFGPAMMGGCAVCHGEDGRGSRFYMMGRTFDAPDIRYSTLTSEHTEDGETEEAWTDEDIARAVREGVDPGGEDLEDTMPRWDITGADLDALLEHMRALDGG; from the coding sequence ATGCAGGGCAAGGGGTTGCTGGTCGCCGCTGCCGCGCTGATCGTCGTCGGGCTCCTGGGAACGGCGGCCGCGGGGGCGTACCTGGCGAGCGAGGAGGCTCGCCGGGCGACGCGGGCCCCGCGGGCCGACGAGGGCCGTCGCCCCGGTGAGGAGGCGACGCGGACCCCGGCCCCGCGACGGGCTCCGCGCCGGCGCTTCCCGCGCGGCGGGGACTTCTCCTCGGCGGGCGAACGCATCTGGTACACGGGCGTGGGCGAGGAGGGTCCCATACCGAGGGAGCCCTCGTTCGGCCCGGCCATGATGGGCGGCTGCGCCGTGTGTCACGGCGAGGACGGACGCGGGAGCCGCTTCTACATGATGGGGCGGACTTTCGACGCTCCCGACATCCGCTACTCCACGTTGACCTCCGAGCACACCGAGGACGGCGAGACCGAGGAGGCCTGGACCGACGAGGACATCGCCCGCGCCGTGCGGGAGGGCGTGGACCCGGGCGGCGAGGACCTCGAGGACACCATGCCGCGCTGGGACATCACCGGCGCGGATCTCGACGCGCTGCTCGAGCACATGAGAGCGCTGGA